A single region of the Leptothrix cholodnii SP-6 genome encodes:
- a CDS encoding O-antigen ligase family protein: MTESILIMLSALGALVVVGIQASLLSWVKKNLAIFELYIPSVLVSLSGLVFLISGMLTERNLQLASLAVNSVDLNISPYVNWISRVANLFVLSLGGSYLVVKIIAHVWRSRDESGNALKWSLFPRLSTLFLSFVFMYFISQVFGTEGGFEQKPVYWIIAFSAMLLSPGAGLIAGLRCAKLILLIYMVVSVLYIALDFNQVLAPGYKGVIPGFSYRFWGLAPHANAIGPLAALLLFLEVSVPSRSFLARSSFYLVGTFVLIISQSKTSIGAAMVGMVVASFACGKRNADYSGPYVMGLPHVIAGFALSAATLVLLMFSIIGMPRELASVASKINSAIDFSTMSGRSDIWRTAIYEFERNPMFGYGLGIWGADFRASIGMNYAYHAHNQLLQSMSESGVCGILGFGVFFVASLLYCFKARVSTYGGSVAIFLLFTFRCITEAPLKVAAIGTGETFFLLVLLMLWGLADKNTERLCVGQSTPLP, encoded by the coding sequence ATGACTGAGTCAATATTGATCATGCTCTCGGCCTTGGGGGCACTTGTTGTTGTAGGTATTCAGGCTAGTCTGCTTTCTTGGGTCAAGAAAAACTTGGCCATTTTTGAACTGTATATTCCGTCAGTCTTGGTATCCCTGTCTGGCTTGGTATTTCTCATCTCGGGGATGCTGACGGAGAGAAACTTGCAGCTTGCGAGTCTTGCTGTAAACTCAGTAGATCTGAATATTTCGCCATATGTAAATTGGATTTCACGTGTTGCAAATCTATTTGTTCTGTCGTTGGGTGGTAGCTACCTGGTTGTAAAAATTATTGCCCATGTTTGGAGAAGCCGCGATGAGTCGGGTAATGCTTTGAAGTGGTCTTTGTTTCCGAGGCTTAGTACACTCTTTTTATCTTTCGTTTTCATGTACTTCATTTCCCAGGTCTTTGGGACTGAGGGAGGTTTTGAGCAAAAACCGGTGTATTGGATTATCGCTTTTTCTGCAATGTTATTGTCGCCTGGCGCCGGTTTGATTGCTGGTCTTCGGTGTGCAAAGTTAATATTGCTTATCTACATGGTTGTGTCGGTTTTATACATTGCATTGGATTTTAATCAAGTACTGGCGCCTGGATATAAGGGGGTTATTCCTGGGTTTTCATATCGTTTCTGGGGGCTTGCTCCTCATGCGAACGCAATCGGCCCTCTTGCTGCACTTCTGTTGTTTTTAGAGGTATCGGTGCCCAGCAGAAGTTTTCTGGCAAGATCCTCATTCTATTTGGTTGGAACTTTTGTTCTGATTATCTCTCAATCAAAAACGTCTATTGGTGCAGCGATGGTTGGAATGGTAGTGGCTTCATTCGCGTGTGGGAAAAGGAATGCTGATTATTCAGGACCATATGTTATGGGGCTGCCTCATGTGATAGCTGGTTTCGCATTATCTGCGGCGACTCTTGTCTTATTAATGTTTTCGATAATCGGTATGCCAAGAGAACTTGCTTCTGTGGCGTCGAAAATTAATTCGGCGATTGACTTTAGCACGATGTCGGGCCGGTCTGATATTTGGCGAACAGCAATTTATGAGTTCGAGAGGAATCCAATGTTCGGATATGGTCTTGGAATTTGGGGGGCAGACTTCAGAGCTTCGATTGGGATGAATTATGCATATCATGCTCACAACCAATTGCTTCAGTCTATGTCTGAATCTGGTGTGTGTGGAATTCTAGGTTTCGGGGTTTTTTTTGTTGCTTCCCTGCTTTACTGCTTCAAGGCTAGGGTGTCTACCTACGGGGGTTCCGTTGCAATTTTTCTGTTGTTTACCTTTCGATGTATAACGGAAGCGCCTCTCAAGGTGGCTGCGATAGGAACTGGTGAGACGTTTTTTTTACTTGTGCTGCTAATGTTATGGGGACTTGCAGATAAAAATACAGAGCGGTTGTGTGTCGGGCAATCGACGCCATTGCCGTGA
- a CDS encoding oligosaccharide flippase family protein, giving the protein MNKAVSSNGLLGKAKTAAIWGYIGTLGRVAIQLIAQIVLARIIGPAEYGVFAVGAIIVGIANYIADGGIGASLIQKSRLDDEITIFVSTWQNITGAVTFFFIWIFAPYFSAFFNAGDSAPSVIRLMGIVCWLSSIGSVSMNLLRRNLDYRGIQISQLSGIFFGYAFVGIPLAHFGAGVWSLAFAWVAQVVLTTIILFVRARPPIGIRFRHPEEKELTKFGLSALVSNISTWLGTSIDKTIVGYGYLPSQLANYTVASNLIFTATSQILSTAQQVIFATASRDSSQNRENIKKALHLLLEVGGLIFLPLMFVISTSSDTIISALYGSEWMDAALVLSPAALTMAFYGLSGLLTPLLWSIGKVSSDAKAQFVGAVMIGIAAYASITASNPAAIAWAVLPCVLIRAIWTVRQISRAVGATRAEMARSLIGGVVAAIAIGVLVNGVMYIAFSSQLSPALQMLTLVFTCFLCFPVVIGVVIYTTGTRELNDLIRPRLLPYFAGR; this is encoded by the coding sequence ATGAATAAAGCTGTCTCGAGTAATGGATTATTGGGCAAGGCAAAGACGGCCGCCATCTGGGGGTATATTGGCACCCTGGGTAGAGTTGCAATTCAATTGATTGCACAGATAGTGTTGGCAAGAATTATTGGCCCGGCTGAATATGGGGTATTTGCTGTCGGTGCAATTATTGTTGGGATTGCGAATTACATAGCGGACGGCGGAATAGGTGCGTCGCTCATCCAAAAGAGTAGGCTGGATGACGAAATAACTATTTTTGTGTCGACGTGGCAAAACATAACTGGAGCGGTAACTTTCTTTTTCATTTGGATTTTTGCGCCTTATTTTTCTGCGTTTTTTAATGCAGGAGATAGTGCGCCAAGTGTAATTCGCCTTATGGGGATTGTATGTTGGTTGTCGTCGATTGGCTCTGTTTCAATGAACTTGTTGCGTAGAAACTTGGATTATCGTGGAATCCAAATATCCCAGTTGAGTGGTATATTTTTTGGCTATGCCTTTGTTGGTATCCCATTGGCGCATTTTGGTGCTGGCGTATGGAGTTTGGCGTTCGCATGGGTAGCGCAAGTCGTTCTCACAACAATAATTCTGTTTGTGCGAGCGCGGCCTCCTATAGGCATAAGATTTAGACATCCGGAAGAAAAGGAATTGACGAAATTTGGCTTGTCAGCACTCGTTAGTAACATATCGACGTGGCTGGGAACAAGTATTGATAAGACAATTGTTGGGTATGGCTACCTGCCGTCTCAGCTTGCCAATTACACTGTTGCCAGTAATCTGATATTTACAGCAACATCACAGATTTTATCTACTGCGCAACAAGTTATTTTTGCAACTGCATCGCGCGACTCAAGTCAGAATAGGGAGAACATAAAAAAGGCGCTGCACCTTTTGCTTGAAGTGGGTGGATTGATATTCTTGCCACTTATGTTTGTGATATCTACGTCCTCAGACACAATTATTAGCGCCCTTTACGGTTCTGAGTGGATGGATGCTGCCCTTGTATTGAGTCCTGCTGCGCTAACTATGGCTTTCTATGGGCTATCTGGACTGCTTACGCCGCTTTTGTGGTCAATCGGCAAAGTGTCAAGCGATGCGAAAGCTCAATTCGTTGGCGCTGTCATGATAGGTATAGCTGCGTACGCTTCCATAACAGCATCGAATCCCGCTGCAATCGCATGGGCGGTGCTTCCTTGTGTGTTAATTCGAGCTATTTGGACGGTTAGGCAGATTAGTAGGGCAGTAGGTGCAACTAGAGCTGAAATGGCGCGGTCTTTAATAGGTGGTGTTGTAGCTGCAATAGCAATTGGTGTGCTAGTCAATGGCGTTATGTACATAGCATTTTCTAGTCAACTGAGCCCAGCATTGCAAATGCTAACTCTGGTTTTTACATGTTTTTTGTGTTTTCCAGTTGTTATCGGCGTCGTCATTTATACTACTGGAACTCGTGAATTAAATGACTTGATTCGTCCTCGGTTGCTACCGTACTTTGCAGGTCGCTAA
- a CDS encoding mannose-1-phosphate guanylyltransferase/mannose-6-phosphate isomerase, protein MKISQGKTAVQPVIMAGGSGTRLWPLSRAGYPKQFLVLDDSNRSLFQQAALRLVDLAAPDLAVAAPLIVGNEEHRFLVLDQLREVGCDPSAVLLEPMGRNTAPAITLAALQAQAGGADPVLVIVAADHVVADLAAFTAALQQSARLAADGAIVILGITPDRPETGYGYIRSTPETGAARVMQFVEKPDLATAQRYLAEGSYSWNSGMFVLKASVWMAALERFRPDIATTTRAAFEASATDAKFVRPSKALFAAVPSESVDYAVMERCPQSEFDIRMVPLSAGWNDLGAWDAVWQAATKDAAGNAAFGDVIAQDSHNTLVHATSRLVSVVGLDDVVVIETPDAVMVADRSRSQDVKKIVNLLDAQKRTEHSLHRKVHRPWGWYDSIDHGPRHQVKRIMVKPGASLSLQMHHHRAEHWIVVSGTAEITNGDRVMILSENQSTYIPLGQTHRLANPGKMPLEIIEVQSGSYLGEDDIVRFEDVYGRNQ, encoded by the coding sequence ATGAAAATTTCCCAAGGAAAAACTGCAGTTCAACCCGTCATCATGGCCGGCGGCAGCGGCACGCGGCTGTGGCCGCTGTCGCGTGCGGGCTATCCCAAGCAGTTCCTGGTGCTCGACGACAGCAACCGCAGCCTGTTCCAGCAAGCCGCGTTGCGCCTGGTCGATCTGGCCGCGCCTGACCTGGCGGTGGCCGCGCCGCTGATCGTCGGCAACGAAGAACACCGCTTCCTGGTGCTCGACCAGCTGCGCGAAGTGGGCTGCGATCCCAGCGCCGTGCTGCTCGAGCCGATGGGCCGCAACACCGCGCCGGCCATCACCCTGGCGGCCCTGCAGGCGCAGGCCGGGGGCGCCGACCCGGTGCTCGTCATCGTCGCGGCCGATCACGTCGTCGCCGACCTGGCGGCCTTCACCGCTGCGCTGCAGCAATCGGCCCGGCTGGCCGCCGATGGCGCCATCGTCATCCTCGGCATCACGCCCGACCGCCCGGAAACCGGCTACGGCTACATCCGCAGCACCCCTGAAACCGGCGCCGCCCGGGTGATGCAGTTCGTCGAGAAACCCGACCTCGCCACCGCGCAGCGCTACCTCGCCGAGGGCAGCTACAGCTGGAACAGCGGCATGTTCGTGCTCAAGGCCTCGGTGTGGATGGCCGCGCTCGAGCGCTTCCGCCCCGACATCGCCACCACCACCCGCGCCGCCTTCGAGGCCAGCGCCACCGACGCCAAGTTCGTGCGCCCGTCCAAGGCGCTGTTCGCCGCCGTGCCCAGCGAATCGGTCGACTACGCCGTGATGGAGCGCTGCCCGCAAAGCGAGTTCGACATCCGCATGGTGCCGCTGTCGGCCGGCTGGAACGACCTGGGCGCCTGGGACGCCGTCTGGCAGGCCGCCACCAAGGACGCCGCCGGCAACGCCGCCTTCGGTGACGTCATCGCCCAGGACAGCCACAACACCCTGGTGCACGCCACCAGCCGCCTGGTCAGCGTGGTCGGCCTCGACGATGTGGTCGTGATCGAAACCCCCGACGCCGTGATGGTGGCCGATCGCAGCCGCAGCCAGGACGTCAAGAAGATCGTCAACCTGCTCGACGCCCAGAAACGCACCGAACACAGCCTGCACCGCAAGGTGCACCGCCCCTGGGGCTGGTACGACAGCATCGACCACGGCCCGCGCCACCAGGTCAAACGCATCATGGTCAAGCCCGGTGCGAGCTTGAGCCTGCAGATGCACCACCACCGCGCCGAACACTGGATCGTCGTCAGCGGCACCGCCGAGATCACCAACGGCGACCGCGTCATGATCCTGAGCGAGAACCAGTCGACCTACATCCCGCTGGGCCAGACGCATCGCCTGGCCAATCCCGGCAAGATGCCGCTCGAGATCATCGAGGTGCAGTCGGGCAGTTATCTGGGTGAGGATGACATCGTGCGGTTCGAGGATGTCTATGGGCGGAATCAATAA
- the gmd gene encoding GDP-mannose 4,6-dehydratase has product MTEKQKVALITGVTGQDGAYLAEFLLKKGYKVHGIKRRSSLFNTDRIDHLYQDPHVEQRNFTLHYGDLTDSTSLVRIVQLVQPDEIYNLAAQSHVAVSFEEPEYTANADGIGALRLLEAIRICGLEKKTRFYQASTSELYGLVQETPQKETTPFYPRSPYAVAKMYAYWITVNYREAYGIYACNGVLFNHESPIRGETFVTRKITRAVARIALGLQDCLYLGNMSALRDWGHARDYVEMQWLMLQQSQAEDFVIATGVQYSVRQFVEKAAAELGITIAFEGKGENEYGYVASVTGKQATCKVGDVVVKVDPRYYRPTEVETLLGDPTKAKVKLGWTPRTTFDELVKEMIEADYTSARKDSLVKMAGFQAFDHHE; this is encoded by the coding sequence ATGACCGAAAAACAAAAAGTCGCCCTCATCACCGGCGTTACGGGCCAAGACGGCGCCTACCTCGCCGAGTTCCTGCTCAAGAAGGGCTACAAAGTCCACGGCATCAAGCGCCGCAGCAGCCTGTTCAACACCGACCGCATCGACCACCTGTACCAGGATCCGCACGTCGAGCAGCGCAACTTCACCCTGCACTACGGTGACCTGACCGACTCGACCAGCCTGGTGCGCATCGTCCAGCTGGTGCAGCCCGACGAGATCTACAACCTGGCCGCACAGAGCCACGTCGCCGTCTCGTTCGAGGAGCCCGAATACACCGCCAACGCCGACGGCATCGGCGCGCTGCGGCTGCTCGAAGCCATCCGCATCTGCGGCCTGGAAAAGAAGACCCGTTTCTACCAGGCGTCCACCAGCGAGCTCTACGGTCTGGTGCAGGAAACCCCGCAGAAGGAAACCACGCCCTTCTACCCGCGCAGCCCCTACGCGGTGGCCAAGATGTACGCCTACTGGATCACGGTCAACTACCGCGAGGCCTACGGCATCTACGCCTGCAACGGCGTGCTGTTCAACCACGAGAGCCCGATCCGCGGCGAGACCTTCGTCACTCGCAAGATCACGCGTGCCGTCGCCCGCATCGCGCTGGGCCTGCAGGACTGCCTGTACCTGGGCAACATGAGCGCGCTGCGCGACTGGGGCCACGCGCGCGATTACGTCGAGATGCAGTGGCTGATGCTGCAGCAGAGCCAGGCCGAAGACTTCGTCATCGCCACCGGCGTGCAGTACAGCGTGCGCCAGTTCGTCGAGAAGGCGGCTGCCGAGTTGGGCATCACGATTGCGTTTGAGGGTAAAGGCGAAAACGAATACGGCTACGTGGCGTCGGTCACTGGCAAACAGGCTACATGCAAGGTGGGTGACGTGGTGGTCAAGGTCGACCCGCGCTACTACCGCCCGACCGAAGTCGAAACCCTGCTCGGCGACCCGACCAAGGCCAAGGTCAAGCTGGGCTGGACGCCGCGTACCACCTTCGACGAATTGGTCAAGGAAATGATCGAGGCCGACTACACCTCAGCGCGCAAGGACAGCCTGGTCAAGATGGCGGGTTTCCAGGCCTTCGATCACCACGAGTGA
- a CDS encoding GDP-L-fucose synthase family protein: MNHNSKIYVTGHRGMVGSAIVRRLQSLGYSNILTRTHAELDLLDQRAVHAFLAEQKPDYIFIAAAKVGGIQANNLYRADFLYQNLLIEANLIHGAHLAGVQRLMFLGSSCIYPRDCPQPIKEDYLLTGPLEQTNEPYAIAKIAGIKLAESYNRQYGRQYISAMPTNLYGPNDNYDLANSHVLPALLRKAHEAKQRGDAEYVVWGSGTPKREFLYVDDLADACVHLMETGYDGPLVNIGTGEDVTIRELAETVMQIVGFEGRIVFDASKPDGTPRKLLDVSRLKSLGWSASTSLRNGIRLAYEAAPFHTPISV; encoded by the coding sequence ATGAACCACAACAGCAAAATCTACGTCACCGGCCACCGCGGCATGGTCGGCTCGGCCATCGTGCGCCGGCTCCAGTCGCTGGGTTACAGCAACATCCTCACCCGCACCCACGCCGAACTCGACCTGCTCGACCAGCGCGCGGTGCACGCCTTCCTGGCCGAACAGAAGCCCGACTACATCTTCATCGCCGCAGCCAAGGTCGGCGGAATCCAGGCCAACAACCTGTACCGTGCCGACTTCCTGTACCAGAACCTGCTGATCGAGGCCAACCTGATCCACGGCGCCCACCTAGCCGGCGTGCAGCGCCTGATGTTCCTGGGCAGCAGCTGCATCTACCCGCGCGACTGCCCGCAGCCGATCAAGGAGGACTATCTGCTGACCGGCCCGCTCGAACAGACCAACGAGCCCTACGCCATCGCCAAGATCGCCGGCATCAAGCTGGCCGAAAGCTACAACCGCCAGTACGGCCGGCAGTACATCAGCGCGATGCCGACCAACCTCTACGGCCCCAACGACAACTACGACCTCGCCAACAGCCACGTGCTGCCGGCGCTGCTGCGCAAGGCGCACGAGGCCAAACAACGCGGCGACGCCGAATACGTGGTCTGGGGCAGCGGCACACCCAAGCGCGAGTTCCTGTACGTCGACGACCTGGCCGACGCCTGCGTGCACCTGATGGAAACCGGCTACGACGGCCCGCTCGTCAACATCGGCACCGGCGAGGACGTGACCATCCGTGAACTGGCCGAAACCGTGATGCAGATCGTCGGTTTCGAGGGCCGCATCGTCTTTGACGCCAGCAAGCCCGACGGCACGCCGCGCAAGCTGCTGGATGTGAGCCGGCTCAAGAGCCTGGGCTGGAGCGCGAGCACCTCGCTGCGCAACGGCATCCGGCTGGCTTATGAGGCTGCGCCGTTTCATACCCCGATCTCTGTTTAA
- the epsI gene encoding exosortase-associated protein EpsI, B-type, with the protein MSRVNLIHVNAMPTKNLTSALILAAAMAVTAAFANHLKPTLQLADTRPVLKIEPSIPTAFSGWRLAEVSGGVVNPQQEELLNSLYSEIVTRTYVNEKGQRVMLSIAYGKNQSDSFQVHKPEICYPAQGFQLKSNVAGTLETTQGQIPVRRIETSLGGQRQEPVTYWTTIGDHAVRSGVDKKIKEIEYAMKGYIADGLLFRVSSIDDNTARAFELQQQFASDLLASIPADDRFRLSGLR; encoded by the coding sequence ATGAGCCGGGTCAACCTCATCCACGTGAACGCCATGCCGACCAAGAACCTCACGTCCGCTTTGATACTGGCCGCAGCAATGGCCGTCACTGCGGCCTTTGCCAACCATCTCAAGCCCACCCTGCAACTCGCAGACACCCGCCCGGTTCTGAAGATCGAGCCTTCCATCCCCACCGCGTTTTCCGGCTGGCGACTTGCTGAAGTGAGCGGTGGCGTCGTCAATCCGCAGCAAGAAGAACTGCTCAACAGCCTCTACTCGGAAATCGTCACCCGTACCTACGTCAATGAAAAGGGTCAGCGGGTGATGCTGTCGATCGCGTACGGTAAAAACCAAAGCGACTCGTTCCAGGTCCACAAGCCTGAAATCTGCTATCCGGCGCAAGGGTTTCAGCTCAAGAGCAACGTGGCCGGCACCCTTGAAACGACGCAGGGGCAGATCCCGGTGCGCCGCATCGAGACCAGCCTTGGCGGCCAGCGCCAAGAGCCCGTGACGTACTGGACGACGATCGGCGATCACGCGGTACGCAGTGGCGTGGACAAGAAGATCAAGGAAATTGAATACGCGATGAAGGGATACATCGCTGACGGATTGCTATTCCGAGTCTCCAGCATCGACGACAACACCGCCCGGGCATTTGAACTGCAACAGCAGTTTGCCAGTGACCTGCTGGCCAGCATCCCCGCTGACGACCGGTTTCGGCTCTCCGGTCTGCGCTGA
- the xrtB gene encoding exosortase B: MSQPIQDSTTPEPEAALQPQAAAVPLTPWLIAGAGLLAMYVPTFWDLMHGIWSTDQQGHGPIVLGIGLWLLWRKWPDVRALPSQPARGVGWPVFVIGLLLYLVGRSQDILLFEVGALIWLIAAVTLLLSGARAMKHLWFGLFFLLFMIPLPGVVVDALTQPMKLAVSYVAEFVLHGVGYPISRTGVVLQVGQYQLLVADACAGLHTLFTLEALGLLYLNLVRHESVARNVALATLIVPISFTANVIRVMVLTLITYHFGDEAGQGFLHGFAGMVLFMAALLLIIGTDSVLRWLLASRTNAAPSQAA, translated from the coding sequence GTGTCACAGCCCATTCAAGACAGCACGACACCCGAGCCTGAAGCGGCGCTGCAGCCCCAGGCCGCAGCTGTGCCCTTGACGCCCTGGTTGATCGCCGGCGCCGGCCTGCTGGCCATGTATGTGCCCACCTTCTGGGATCTCATGCACGGCATCTGGTCGACCGACCAGCAGGGCCACGGCCCCATCGTGCTGGGCATCGGCCTGTGGCTGCTGTGGCGCAAATGGCCCGACGTGCGTGCGCTGCCCAGTCAGCCGGCACGTGGCGTCGGTTGGCCGGTGTTCGTGATCGGACTGCTTCTCTATCTGGTGGGCCGTTCGCAAGACATCCTGCTGTTCGAGGTGGGCGCGCTCATCTGGCTGATTGCGGCTGTCACGCTGCTGCTGAGCGGCGCGCGCGCGATGAAGCACCTGTGGTTCGGGCTGTTCTTCCTGCTGTTCATGATCCCGTTGCCTGGCGTCGTGGTCGATGCCCTGACGCAGCCCATGAAGCTGGCGGTGTCCTACGTGGCCGAGTTCGTGTTGCACGGGGTGGGCTACCCCATCAGCCGCACGGGTGTCGTGCTGCAGGTAGGACAGTACCAACTGCTGGTGGCGGATGCTTGCGCCGGCCTGCACACCCTGTTCACGCTGGAGGCCCTGGGCCTGCTGTATCTCAATCTCGTCCGCCACGAAAGCGTGGCGCGCAACGTGGCGCTGGCCACGCTGATCGTGCCGATCAGCTTCACGGCCAACGTGATCCGCGTGATGGTGCTCACCCTCATCACCTATCACTTTGGTGACGAAGCCGGGCAGGGGTTTCTGCACGGCTTTGCCGGCATGGTGCTGTTCATGGCGGCGTTGCTCCTGATCATCGGCACCGACTCCGTGCTTCGGTGGCTACTTGCGAGCCGCACGAATGCCGCGCCAAGCCAAGCGGCATGA
- a CDS encoding fibronectin type III domain-containing protein, which yields MKPRLIVSFHHHSEPEFQAKAGYIISQLTGNIHYPEPWAPQVSTLAQLNDVLAEYRRNYTDGNVRDTAKTRARNAARVTLEGLLHQLAPYLELMAQGDPIMLESTGYDLRRPTIRSPASNEPLSAPTEFRVTRGRVSGTLEVHMARLNGAVSYEVSISQGDGSPSGEWKHVITSVSGLRILLQGLPPGESFWVRARGIANKGPGLWTDPIKVMVA from the coding sequence ATGAAGCCGAGATTGATCGTTTCATTTCACCACCACAGCGAACCCGAGTTCCAGGCCAAGGCCGGCTACATCATCAGCCAGTTGACCGGCAACATCCACTATCCCGAGCCCTGGGCGCCGCAGGTCAGCACGCTGGCGCAGCTCAATGACGTGCTCGCCGAATACCGCCGCAACTACACCGACGGCAACGTGCGCGATACCGCCAAGACCCGCGCCCGCAACGCCGCCCGCGTAACGCTCGAAGGCCTGCTGCACCAGCTGGCGCCCTACCTCGAACTGATGGCCCAGGGCGACCCCATCATGCTGGAGAGCACGGGCTACGACCTGCGCCGCCCCACGATCCGCAGCCCTGCCAGCAACGAGCCGCTGTCGGCGCCGACCGAGTTCCGGGTCACCCGCGGTCGCGTCAGCGGCACGCTCGAAGTGCACATGGCCCGCCTGAACGGCGCCGTGTCCTACGAGGTCAGCATCTCCCAGGGCGACGGCAGCCCCTCGGGCGAGTGGAAACACGTCATCACCTCCGTGTCCGGCCTGCGCATCCTGCTGCAGGGCCTGCCGCCCGGCGAGAGCTTCTGGGTGCGCGCGCGCGGCATTGCCAACAAGGGCCCGGGGCTGTGGACCGACCCGATCAAGGTGATGGTGGCCTGA
- a CDS encoding type II toxin-antitoxin system ParD family antitoxin: protein MPTSVALGSHFEEFVKSQVMSGRYNNASEVVREGLRLLEDHLELRRVKLDKLRAGLKEGLDSGAGALADDVFASLEAKYLKMAQERGETR, encoded by the coding sequence ATGCCCACCAGTGTTGCCCTTGGTTCGCATTTCGAGGAATTCGTGAAGTCGCAGGTCATGTCTGGCCGCTACAACAACGCCAGCGAAGTGGTACGCGAAGGCCTGCGCCTGCTCGAAGATCATCTGGAACTGCGCCGGGTGAAGTTGGACAAGCTCCGCGCGGGTCTGAAGGAAGGCCTTGACAGTGGCGCCGGCGCGCTGGCCGACGACGTTTTTGCCAGCCTCGAAGCCAAGTACCTCAAGATGGCGCAAGAGCGCGGTGAAACGCGGTGA
- a CDS encoding GSU2403 family nucleotidyltransferase fold protein encodes MNYLPLSDNAARQVIDSMTIFTEFQRVKVQAQSYAGSMYWKQEGGHEYLVKTRPRRRTQERLGARSEQTECIFSEYTARKQAIESRLKLLHEALIEAQRMNKALKTGRTPNLVVTLLGVLEDAGLTKHFTVVGTHALYAYETAAGVRLVPGALATQDVDLLWDARKRVQFMTDLAELDASMLSILQRADPTFERKEGQYETAINARGFEVDFLRRQPVDDDPHPFCFSADEGDLWPVQAVRASVLTSAPRFEHLVISATGRMVVMRTIAPASFVEFKRWLAEKAPQREETKRRRDRLQADIVQELLDQKLLFPR; translated from the coding sequence ATGAACTATCTCCCACTTTCTGACAACGCTGCGCGCCAGGTCATCGACTCGATGACCATCTTCACCGAGTTCCAGCGAGTGAAGGTTCAGGCGCAGTCCTACGCCGGCAGCATGTACTGGAAGCAGGAGGGCGGCCACGAGTATCTGGTCAAGACCCGGCCACGCCGGCGCACGCAAGAACGTTTGGGCGCCCGTTCGGAGCAGACCGAGTGCATTTTCAGCGAGTACACCGCGCGCAAGCAGGCGATCGAATCGCGCCTGAAGTTGCTGCATGAGGCGCTCATCGAGGCCCAGCGCATGAACAAGGCGCTGAAGACCGGGCGCACACCCAACCTCGTGGTGACTTTGCTCGGGGTGCTGGAGGACGCCGGTTTGACGAAACACTTCACCGTCGTCGGCACGCACGCGTTGTATGCCTACGAGACGGCAGCGGGGGTTCGCCTCGTCCCGGGCGCGCTGGCAACCCAAGATGTTGATCTGTTGTGGGATGCACGCAAGCGCGTGCAGTTCATGACCGACCTCGCGGAACTCGACGCTTCGATGCTGTCCATTCTCCAGCGAGCTGACCCGACCTTCGAGCGCAAAGAGGGTCAGTACGAAACCGCCATCAATGCCCGCGGGTTCGAGGTTGATTTTCTGCGCCGCCAGCCGGTCGACGATGATCCGCACCCCTTCTGCTTTTCGGCGGATGAGGGCGATCTGTGGCCGGTCCAGGCGGTGCGCGCGTCGGTGCTGACGAGCGCGCCACGCTTCGAACATCTGGTCATTTCAGCCACCGGGCGCATGGTGGTGATGCGCACCATCGCGCCGGCCTCGTTCGTGGAGTTCAAGCGCTGGTTGGCCGAGAAAGCGCCCCAGCGCGAAGAAACCAAGCGTCGCCGCGACCGCCTGCAAGCCGATATCGTTCAAGAGCTTCTGGACCAGAAACTGCTTTTTCCACGGTGA